A single region of the Arthrobacter sp. zg-Y820 genome encodes:
- a CDS encoding 1,4-dihydroxy-2-naphthoate polyprenyltransferase, whose protein sequence is MATAAQWLEGARPRTLPMAVAPVIIGTAAAYDLGSFKPLHAVLAALVAMLLQVGVNYANDYSDGIRGTDDNRVGPLRLTGSGAAPAKQVKYAAFACFGVAMVAGLALIILSSTWFLILVGVGCVAAAWGYTGGRNPYGYMGLGDIFVFVFFGLVATLGTTYTQAGQVSVPALIGAVGTGLIAMALLMANNVRDIPTDREAGKRTLAVRLGDEAARISYVMMLALAILLPLFLAADYPWVLLVLLLIPACLMPSWLMLKGKKRRSLIPVLQQTGLINLGFALLYSLGLVLTRVLA, encoded by the coding sequence GTGGCTACAGCCGCGCAGTGGTTAGAAGGAGCCCGCCCCCGCACCCTGCCGATGGCGGTGGCGCCAGTCATCATCGGTACGGCCGCGGCGTACGATCTGGGTTCCTTCAAGCCCCTGCACGCCGTCCTGGCGGCGCTGGTGGCGATGCTGCTGCAGGTGGGCGTGAACTACGCCAACGACTATTCCGACGGCATCCGCGGCACTGACGACAACCGGGTGGGCCCGCTGCGGCTGACCGGTTCCGGCGCGGCGCCCGCCAAGCAGGTCAAGTACGCGGCCTTCGCCTGCTTCGGCGTGGCCATGGTTGCCGGGCTGGCCCTGATCATCCTGTCCTCCACCTGGTTCCTGATCCTGGTGGGCGTGGGCTGCGTCGCTGCGGCCTGGGGCTACACCGGCGGCCGGAACCCCTACGGCTACATGGGCCTGGGCGACATCTTCGTGTTTGTTTTCTTCGGCCTGGTGGCAACCCTGGGCACCACCTACACGCAGGCCGGGCAGGTCAGCGTTCCGGCGCTGATCGGCGCCGTGGGCACCGGACTGATTGCCATGGCCCTGCTGATGGCCAACAACGTGCGGGACATCCCCACCGACCGGGAAGCCGGCAAGCGGACCCTGGCTGTGCGGCTCGGCGACGAGGCCGCCCGGATCAGCTACGTCATGATGCTGGCGCTGGCCATCCTGCTGCCGCTGTTCCTCGCGGCTGACTATCCCTGGGTGCTGCTGGTGCTGCTGCTCATCCCGGCCTGCCTGATGCCGAGCTGGCTCATGCTCAAGGGCAAGAAGCGCCGGAGCCTCATCCCTGTGCTGCAGCAGACCGGGCTGATCAACCTGGGCTTCGCCCTGCTGTACAGCCTCGGACTGGTACTGACCCGGGTGCTCGCCTAG